A portion of the Glycine max cultivar Williams 82 chromosome 10, Glycine_max_v4.0, whole genome shotgun sequence genome contains these proteins:
- the LOC102667989 gene encoding uncharacterized protein, with protein MFVNIIQSQNSNVFPEHLFFLLVHGHYKIPKLMASADEMYLRCCLESVHNSALKASQHNKPVSLNTVKFVGEAECDSGQLVLGHSVAVSNNASDNWTLGTVMGTKSMINILNSPLLQHFGASEGNDNLNSMNFTDAKNMTCYDFKDSPSSSYKLEMETPMVQSHEYGSISVHKRTTSKTNSTCLDWLSSAASTVSQGMLQ; from the coding sequence ATGTTTGTAAACATTATCCAATCACAAAATAGTAATGTTTTCCCAGAGCATTTGTTCTTCCTACTTGTTCATGGACACTACAAGATTCCAAAGCTTATGGCAAGTGCAGATGAGATGTATCTTCGTTGCTGCCTCGAATCTGTACACAATAGTGCATTGAAAGCTTCCCAACACAACAAACCTGTGAGCTTGAATACAGTTAAATTTGTTGGTGAAGCAGAATGTGATTCTGGTCAGTTAGTCTTGGGACATTCTGTAGCTGTAAGTAATAATGCTTCTGATAATTGGACTCTAGGCACAGTAATGGGGACTAAGagtatgataaatatattgaatagtCCTTTGCTTCAGCACTTTGGTGCTTCAGAAGGAAATGATAATTTGAACAGCATGAACTTCACTGATGCTAAAAACATGACATGCTATGATTTTAAGGACTCTCCTAGTTCATCATATAAACTAGAAATGGAAACACCAATGGTGCAAAGTCATGAGTATGGTTCCATTTCTGTTCATAAAAGAACTACTTCCAAGACTAACTCTACTTGTCTGGATTGGTTGTCTTCTGCTGCTTCTACTGTGTCTCAAGGAATGCTCCAGTGA